One segment of Mycolicibacterium baixiangningiae DNA contains the following:
- a CDS encoding type VII secretion target produces MSHPHEPLKTDPTELRITADHLDGQASGFRTAHHAAQSRASKAALGSGSAAAALPGMLAAWEADGAKFGGTFAKHAQGHRDAADAYLSTDAGSADRIDNAGSAP; encoded by the coding sequence GTGTCGCATCCGCATGAGCCGCTGAAGACCGATCCGACAGAGCTACGCATTACCGCGGACCATCTCGACGGTCAGGCCAGCGGATTCCGAACAGCGCATCACGCAGCACAATCCCGCGCGAGCAAAGCCGCCCTCGGGTCAGGGTCCGCAGCTGCTGCGTTGCCGGGAATGCTGGCAGCCTGGGAAGCCGACGGTGCGAAGTTCGGCGGAACTTTCGCCAAGCACGCGCAAGGACACCGCGACGCGGCGGACGCCTATCTGAGCACCGATGCCGGCAGCGCAGACCGAATCGACAATGCGGGTTCCGCGCCCTGA